The genomic stretch AAGTAGGCTATATGGAACTATGGGTTCTTGTTCAACCAAGTTACTGAATCCACTGGTCATTCCCTGCCACCTTCAAAGTTGATCTTTCCACTTTGATAAATGGAAGAATTCAAATATATTATACAGTAAAATGATGACAAGTAAAGTGAAACCCAGCCGTTGGTGTGGAAATGCCATTGTCTTCACATTATTCATGTACATGGAACATGACTGTAGAATCCAGTTTCAATCAAGTATGCTGTCCAGGAGGCACTGCAGCTAATTACATCTTCCAAGCTTCCATTTCATTGTCGTGTGATAAATCACTCCTAATTATAAACAAAACAGACTTCCTTTTTGACAGAAGATGCTCCAATTCGTGATTTAAAAATGCGTATCATCTCGCCAAATGTTGCCTATGAGCCACATCTAACCCAGCATTACCTCTGCAAATATGTCTCCAAGAAGAAATAATACAAGCAAATTCCCCAAGGAATTTTGTTCCAGTCCCTACAAAACAAAAACCTCATAAGTTTCTATACAAGTTAAGagtcatttgaatttttttctcttttcttcttaaaCAGATTGTTTTTGGACATGATAATTGTCAAGGTTATACAGAGTAACCAACCTTGTAACCTTTGGGTGTTGCAGTCATGAAACAAACAGTGAGGTAACCATTGGACAATCCCAAAAGGGATGTCAACATGAGCATCCAACCGTGACCTCCATATTTGGTTGTGAAGTTGAATGCCGGAATAAATAAGATACGAGAAATAATCGAGATCAATAAGCCCTTTCGTGACTTTATCATTAGGCCTTTTATGAGGGGGACATATCTTCCAACCAGATCCTACACATTATACATTGCAATTAGAACAACTACATACCTGAAAGACCATAAGCAATCAATGAGTTGcatggaaaaataaagaaatcctATGCATAATAAGAGAAATAGTTTCAGTTTGGTCTACCATATAGCATGTTTAAATTGCTTTATACTTGTGGATCAGTGGTTAAGATATTGTATCTTAACCACAATGCCGGATTTGGGGGTTGAGTTTATATATCTACAGGTATTGTCAGAGAGCAATAAGAATAACATCACCTTAAAAAaagactgaaaataaataaataaacaaatattcaAGCAGTTACCATGAAACCAAGCTATGATAGCCATTATCTTAAGATAAGAATCCCGGGAAAATTGACTGTGTCAGCACATATTTTAGAAAGAGGTCAGTTGCATAATCTATGTTCTGAAAATTAATTCTTTGTTTGTCAGACGCTCTAGTAGTTTTGGATCTTCCTTCATCTTGTCAAAATTCCAAGATTATATCAGCGGATTGACAATCTCGTGAAATTATTTTGTCCTATAAACATTAAATGAAGGAGGGGATATACTTGGCTTGGTATTGTTTGAATGCCACCAGAAGAAAGGTCAGCCGCAACAGTTTTTGATCCTTCTAAGGCTGCCTTTGAATGATAATACTTCACAGTTGACAGTTTCGGAAAGGCGAATGCATAAAGAACACATAGCAGTTCGGAAAATGATGTGatagcaaagaaaagaactgcAGTAAATGGTAATGTAAAAACATTCATTAATCAACTTTCATAAAGTTCAGACATAGGAGAAGGTTTTCACTTTAGATTTGACAAAGAATGACACTAGACTGTTGTATTAGGAGAACTTAATCACCAGAGCCACTGTCAGTATTATGTATCATTCACTATTTATCATTCTGTGATCAAAGACATATAGCTTCAGCACCAAATGTACTCTTCCACAAGAAAATGAAGTGGAAAAGCatactgttaagtttgtctcgaattcttgaaccgttttgaagattgacccgatccgacatattttggtggcgacccgaatgggaattattctgagatctgtgatggaagcagaggggttggggtCGACCCAcgtttttggagtatatataatgtattgttgcttgttgagaaagtcattatattctagggttttcacgcagctagggtttcagggcgagtttttcctcgccgctgctagggtgtaatttctcttctgcatagtgaatcatcttcttctttgcctgaggatgtagcacaccaccctggtgtgtaaacctcgttaaatttctgtgtcgtacgaatctattgtctctttattattcgtgtttcttggtgtttgatcttacacaTCCAAATAAGttccattttcttgtattgttCTTTACTTCATTGTATGCAAAGTATTGAAATGGTTATAAACGCAATACACTAGAGTGAGTACCCTTGAAGGGTGGTATGTCTGCACATACAAAAAAATGCAGAAGGCCAAAATTTTGTTAGATACACAACCACCAAGGAACAAACAACCACCCAAATTCAGAATAAGTATGTGCAGCAAGCTAAATGAACCAACATTTTCTCCTCCTTCCTGTGTACTTGAGCATTAACTGAATAATCCACTGACAAAACAACCCATTGACGTCTGTTTTTTTGTTCAATAGGGCATAAGCACAATTAAGTAGCAAACCTTAAATAACAGAAACAAGACTTTGTGCATTGATATCTCTTTTCGATGGTCACATATCCAACAGGACTTGAATATTATTCGCGGCATCTTTCAGTATTTTCATTTTGGATTTAGTGGGGAATGAGTTAAACAAGAGGTACTAAAGCACAAAACAGAGTTCAGATCTACTTAATTGGATCAGACTTGATTGGAGATTCTTTTAGAGTTAAGGATTGGTTTCTAACTTTCCAACCCAAAAGTATTACATGATTCTCCAGACCACTGACACACTTGGTTAGTCACAGTTCATGTAAATTTATCTTTTCTATATGAGAGAAGTCATACAAGCCATTTTAGGTCATATGAAGAACTAGAATGGCAAAGAAATGACTCATGGGATCATACATGTTCCCAAAACATATATACTATGAAAAGATTACAGTGAGGGGGACAATTACGTACCAGAAGCAATTCCATATAATAATCTCCTATTTTCAGCATAATGTTCCAGGACATAAGGCTTCCATATCTAAGAATCCAACATAGTACCAATGCAGCATCTCTTCCCTAAAAATCAGAGCAAATTGGTATTAGAAATATCAAATTCCTTCAGAGAGCATACAATTAATAAACTAGAAATTTAAAACTCATATACCTCAATCTTGGATGGAGCATCATTTCCACCAGGTGTAGCCATGGTTGGTCCCCTTTGAAAGCTCCTACAAACAATGCAAAATCTACATTATCTCACTTAATACTATAAAACTTCGGTAACTCCGACAAAGCAGCCATCTTACTCTAGAAAGGAGATGAGACCATGCATCAGGGTTCCCAATAAAACAGAGTAAAAATTATATTCTTTACTGTCAAGGTGATGAAGCTGATAGGAAACTACAGACTATCATCACTACAAAACGGAAGACTACTGCACATGTAATGCATCCAAATGTAAAGATATCTTATTGAGTATAATCTAGATCAAAGAACCCAATTCATAAAATTAAAGAGTTCAACTCAAGGAACCCATTGCCCACAAATAAGGCCATGGAACCATGGCATATGCCTTTGCTATTATGAAAGAACTACACGTCATCACTAATCTAAATCAGAACCCTATGATACCTATactgcaaaagaaaatttttccaagaaaaaatatttgattaaatGAGACCTGCAGAAAAAATTCATACCCAAATTCcgtaaggctatgtttggttgtaaggggaattaaagggaagggaagtgaaattttcatacttaaaaaagaaatatttataatcattaccccatgtgattgtataaattatttaatttttttaaccatatttagtaatgatatattttacatattatagcaaagggttatggatgcaaagtaaagtgaaattctataaccaaatatggaatgatttgaagttaatgttgaagtcatatgggtaatgattacagatatatttcttttttaagtatgaaaatctTGCTTCACTTCCATTTAAAATCCCATTGCAACCAGACGTAGccaaaagaaaatctcaaaTGATGCAGATATTTGAGCACAGAGACAATTCAACAACATTAGGAACTCAAACCATGCACATGAACTGCAATCgtaaaagaaggggaagaactgcttcaataaataatacagaTTAAAATAAACTCAATGCAGATAATCTTCAATACTCTATCGGGAAACTCAACAACCCCACCCTAGTCTAAAGTTGTGGTAGATTTGTGGGTGAACCCTTCACTGTAAGTGAAGGAAAATCTTGCCATTAGAAagtaagagagaaaaagaggagaaaggatGAACATAAGAGAGTTCTGGCCTCGACTTGATTCTGAATCTCTTATCTCCCAATCCCAAAAGATTCCTAGCTAGACTGAGTTTGTATGAGATGGTCTCGTTGAATTTATAGCCTTGCTCTTCCTTCCTCCTCTgatctttcttccttctcttcagGAATCCAGGTTCATATGGGCTTCACAATAATCGCAagtagaagaaaagagagaaaaaaggtttAAACGACTCTTACCTTGTATAGAAACTTGTGAAATTCTTGTTTTGTGGTGAACAGAACAAAATGCTTTGGGAAATTTGCttgtattcttttttcttggAGGCATATTTGCAGGGGTAATGCTGGATTGGATGAGGCTCATAGGCAAAAGTTGGTGAGATGATATGCATTTTTAAGCCACGAATTGGATCATCTTCTCTCAAAGAAGGAAGTCTGTTTTCTCTAAAATGGAGTGATTCTTCACTACAAGACAATGAGATGGAAGTTTGGagttcacccaaaaaaaaaaaaaaatggaagctTGGAAGATGTAATTGGTTGCAGTGATTCCCTTATGATAGCTGGAGAAACTAGCAAGCTAGAAGAAGAGTTACAGAAAGGAAAGATTTGAAAAACCCGCCACTAGCAAGCCAGAAGAAAAGTGTAACAGAAAGGAAAGATAGGCTATCAATACTGAAATTACTGTTACTGCACAGGATAAGAAGAGAGTAATAATGGGAAGAAGACATTGAGTGACCAGTGAGGAATTAATTTGAATCCCATCTCCCCTGTTTTGTAATTAAAATTATCAACTACCGACTCACCTTTTTGCAGTTTCCTTTTCTATCTTTGATCTTAATTTATGGCGAAAGGTAAGTGTCCATTAAatgtcaaaaagaaaaagagaatccTTTCTATATTGGTTTGTCGATATAAATGAGAATTACATGAGAAAAAAGATTACAACTTTAGCttaattcttttgttttagggagtggttattttcatatttgatttcCATTGTATTAATTGTACTCTGTTGGACTGGAATCTATTTAGtaacaaagaaaaattgaaacccaGAAGGCGAGAGAACCTTgaatttatgaaagaaaaattaaaactcAGGAGGCCAGAACCTTGAGTTGTTGGAACATTGGACTCATTACATGTTTCTAACAAATTAAGAAGCTACTAATCCTACTACAATTAACGCATTAGATTCAGAAACTTGAGTTAATAATCTGAGCAGAGCCCCTGGTCTGGTCACTGGTGAGATTACTGGGGAGTTTTCCTGACCCAGTACTgctttcttccatggttttaaaactagATGGAGGCGGATACCAGAACAGATTCCTGCTTTTAGTGGTGTTTTTTACCTCATGTtccaagtattggtatcggatcagCCATATCTGCTGAGACTGATATCTGATACCTAACCTATCCGGAATCCGGATCAGTTTTCAGTATTAGTCTAGGGGTAAAATCATGATTTTAAGTatcttcgataccgatacgatacc from Macadamia integrifolia cultivar HAES 741 chromosome 11, SCU_Mint_v3, whole genome shotgun sequence encodes the following:
- the LOC122093333 gene encoding equilibrative nucleotide transporter 3-like; translated protein: MHIISPTFAYEPHPIQHYPCKYASKKKEYKQISQSILFCSPQNKNFTSFYTRSFQRGPTMATPGGNDAPSKIEGRDAALVLCWILRYGSLMSWNIMLKIGDYYMELLLDLVGRYVPLIKGLMIKSRKGLLISIISRILFIPAFNFTTKYGGHGWMLMLTSLLGLSNGYLTVCFMTATPKGYKGLEQNSLGNLLVLFLLGDIFAEVMLG